A segment of the Ignavibacteria bacterium genome:
GCCGTAATTTTCATCGCCGACAACAAGCGAACCAATTCCTTTTGCTTTATATGCTCGCTGCACTTTCGGAACTGCATCGTATTCACCGCTCAATTGATTTTTCACGTTGTCAGTTTTCTCATTGAAAAAATTCACCGCACCAATCAACATATTATTCGAAATGTTATCGAGATGTCCGCGATATTTCAGCCACGGTCCCGCCATTGAAATATGGTCGGTTGTGCATTTCCCTTTTGCTTTGATGAGCAGTTTCAAATTTTTCACATCCGTCCCTTCCCAAGCAGAAAATGGCGCGAGCAATTGCAATCTCTCCGACGATGGCGCGACAGCAACTTGCACATTGCTTCCATCTTCTGCCGGCGCTTGAAATCCCGCATCTTCTACAGCAAAACCTTTCGGCGGCATTTCAATTCCGAGCGGTTCGTTCAATTTTACTTTTTCACCTTTGTCATTCGTCAAAAAATCTGTCATTGGATTGAACGTTAAATCTCCCGCAATCGCAAGTGCAGTTACAATTTCCGGCGATGCAACAAAGGAATGTGTGTTCGGATTTCCATCGTTACGTTTTGCAAAATTTCTGTTGAACGAAGTGATAATGGAATTTTTTCTGTTCGGGTCGTTTGTGTGCCGCGCCCATTGACCAATACACGGACCACACGCATTTGCCAACACAACGCCGCCCATTTTTGAAAACGTTTGTAAAAAGCCATCACGCTCAACCGTATAGCGAACTTGTTCCGAACCCGGCGTAATCGTGAATTCCGATTTCGCTTTCAATCCTTTTTCTACTGCTTGTTGCGCGAGCGATGCAGAACGAGAAATATCTTCATACGAAGAATTCGTGCAACTGCCAATCAAACCAACTTCTAATTTCTGGGGCCAATTATTTTCTTTCACTGCTTGCGCAAATTTTGAAATAGGCCACGCCAAATCGGGAGTGAACGGACCATTCACGTGCGGTTCGAGTTCGGATAAATTTATTTCAATCACTTGGTCAAAATATTTTTCCGGTGATTGATACACTTCTTTATCGCCGCGCAAATGTTCCGCAATCGTATCGGCAAGTTGAGCAACATCAGCGCGCGACGTTCCACGCAAATATTCGCTCATCTTTTTATCGTAACAAAAAATAGACGTCGTTGCGCCGATTTCCGCTCCCATATTACAAATCGTTCCTTTGCCCGTGCAAGAAAGCGAATCTGCGCCGTCGCCAAAATATTCCACGATGTTATCCGTTCCGCCTTTCACTGTTAAAATTCCGGCAACTTTTAAAATCACATCTTTCGCCGAAGTCCAACCGTTTAATTTTCCCGTCAACTTTATGCCGATGAGTTTTGGAAATTTTAATTCCCACGGAAGTCCCGCCATCACATCACACGCATCAGCACCGCCAACTCCAATCGCAATCATTCCGAGTCCGCCGGCATTGACTGTGTGCGAATCCGTTCCAATCATCATTCCGCCGGGAAACGCATATTGCTCCAACACGACTTGATGAATAATTCCCGCGCCGGGTTTCCAAAATCCGATACCGTATTTATTGGAAACGGATGCGAGAAAATCATACACTTCTTTGTTTTTGCTTTTCGCTTTTTCCAAATCTTCTAACGCGCCAATTTCTGCTTGAATCAAATGGTCGCAATGCACGGTGGAAGGAACGGCAACTTTTTTTCTTCCCGCTTGCATAAATTGCAGCAACGCCATTTGCGCAGTGGCATCTTGCATACACACTCTATCGGGATTGAAATCCACGTAATCTTTTCCGCGTTTGAATTCTTTCGTTGCAAGTCCATCGGTGAGATGCGCGTAGAGAATTTTTTCCGTGAGCGTGAGCGGTTTGTTTAAAACGTTTCGTGCGGTTTCAACTTTTTTTGCGAACGAACCGTACACGGTTTTTATCATTTCAATATCGAATGCCATAAATGTAAATGTTTAATTGTTACTTGTTATTGGGAATATGCGTCTTCCCGAACTTGTTTCGGGAACTATTTTTGTTTACGAATAAATCAGATGCTGAAACAAGTTCAGCATGACGTTTTTCTGTGTGAAAATTCGGTGAAAAATTAGCGAAAAGTTGAAAGAATAAAAAGAGGATTTTTTGTTGAGGTTTGAAAGCGTATTTTTCTTTTGAAAATTTTATGCAGAGAAATAATCATTCTACTTCCTCGAATATTGTAAGTCTTCCACGTGCATTATCCAAACTCGGATTTTGTTCGCGTTCACAAGCAGAAAAAATTATTCGTGAAGGGAAAGTTTCTGTCAACGGAAAAACAGAAATAAATCCTGAACGTCGAGTACATTTGAAGAAGGATACAATCGAAGTAGAAAAGCAACGTGTCGTTACTTCAGAAAAAATTTATGTAATGCTCAACAAACCACGCGGATTAGTTACAACAACTTCCGATGAGC
Coding sequences within it:
- a CDS encoding aconitate hydratase, whose amino-acid sequence is MAFDIEMIKTVYGSFAKKVETARNVLNKPLTLTEKILYAHLTDGLATKEFKRGKDYVDFNPDRVCMQDATAQMALLQFMQAGRKKVAVPSTVHCDHLIQAEIGALEDLEKAKSKNKEVYDFLASVSNKYGIGFWKPGAGIIHQVVLEQYAFPGGMMIGTDSHTVNAGGLGMIAIGVGGADACDVMAGLPWELKFPKLIGIKLTGKLNGWTSAKDVILKVAGILTVKGGTDNIVEYFGDGADSLSCTGKGTICNMGAEIGATTSIFCYDKKMSEYLRGTSRADVAQLADTIAEHLRGDKEVYQSPEKYFDQVIEINLSELEPHVNGPFTPDLAWPISKFAQAVKENNWPQKLEVGLIGSCTNSSYEDISRSASLAQQAVEKGLKAKSEFTITPGSEQVRYTVERDGFLQTFSKMGGVVLANACGPCIGQWARHTNDPNRKNSIITSFNRNFAKRNDGNPNTHSFVASPEIVTALAIAGDLTFNPMTDFLTNDKGEKVKLNEPLGIEMPPKGFAVEDAGFQAPAEDGSNVQVAVAPSSERLQLLAPFSAWEGTDVKNLKLLIKAKGKCTTDHISMAGPWLKYRGHLDNISNNMLIGAVNFFNEKTDNVKNQLSGEYDAVPKVQRAYKAKGIGSLVVGDENYGEGSSREHAAMEPRHLGVRVILVKSFARIHETNLKKQGMLALTFANKDDYNKILEDDSLDVLGLTTFSPGVPLTIVLHHSNGTTEEVKANHSYNAAQIEWFKAGGALNIIRRQVSN